One Nonomuraea angiospora DNA segment encodes these proteins:
- a CDS encoding complex I subunit 4 family protein, which produces MAWLSVALLAVPLLGALLLLLAPHRLRPLLHTYGLTLSGLTLALAALMAATFDYSRGARPQFEVDRAWIPGLGLRFHLGVDGISLPLIVLTALLTFLCFVYLCWGAARTGFVGARPRALVFTLLVLEVGMIGTFLALDLLLFFVFFEIVLIPMYFMIGIWGGEGRRAASVKFILYTLLGSVVMLLGLLLVWAQTGTLDIEALSAAHGAGMARSVQILAFVAIGIGLAVKTPMWPLHTWLPDAHTEAPTVGSVLLAGVLLKMGTYGFARIAIPVLPEGAMAVAPWLGAFAVVGIIYGALACLAQRDLKRMIAYSSVGHMGFVLLGFATLTPVGINGALFANVAHGLITGLLFFLAGAIKDRYHTADMPSLGGGMLATLPRLGSLLTFASIASLGLPGLAGFWGEMLALFGAFQPAHGLPRALFLTYMAIGGLGAVLTAAYFLVMLSRVTHGRPRLDEREGVTPDERPVVPLGSTARRSATATLQPPPRPEPYSGQNKPPNPTEPGTPPDHAASSGDDAYLEDSGPLSGGALLGAAESPGGPQRTTGAPGQQVADDLRSYELLAWTPLMVLILLFGLWPGLLLSLTTPAVQTLLGAVS; this is translated from the coding sequence ATGGCCTGGCTCTCCGTCGCGCTGCTGGCCGTGCCGCTGCTCGGCGCCCTCCTGCTCCTCCTCGCGCCACACCGGCTGCGCCCGCTGCTGCACACGTACGGACTGACCCTGTCCGGCCTGACGTTGGCACTGGCCGCGCTGATGGCGGCGACGTTCGACTACTCGCGGGGCGCGCGGCCGCAGTTCGAGGTCGACCGGGCGTGGATCCCCGGGCTGGGGCTCCGCTTCCACCTCGGCGTCGACGGGATCTCGCTGCCGCTGATCGTGCTGACGGCGCTCCTGACGTTCCTGTGCTTCGTCTACCTGTGCTGGGGCGCCGCGCGGACGGGGTTCGTGGGGGCGCGGCCGAGGGCCCTGGTGTTCACGCTGCTGGTGCTCGAAGTGGGCATGATCGGTACGTTCCTGGCCCTCGATCTGCTGCTCTTCTTCGTGTTCTTCGAGATCGTCCTCATCCCGATGTACTTCATGATCGGCATCTGGGGTGGCGAGGGTCGCCGGGCGGCGTCGGTCAAGTTCATCCTGTACACGCTGCTCGGCTCGGTCGTGATGCTGCTCGGCCTGCTGCTCGTATGGGCCCAGACCGGCACGCTCGACATCGAGGCCCTCAGCGCGGCCCATGGCGCCGGCATGGCGAGATCCGTGCAGATCCTGGCGTTCGTGGCGATCGGCATCGGGCTGGCGGTGAAGACCCCCATGTGGCCTTTGCACACCTGGCTGCCCGACGCCCACACCGAGGCTCCCACCGTCGGCTCGGTGCTGCTCGCCGGGGTGCTGCTGAAGATGGGCACGTACGGTTTCGCCAGGATCGCCATTCCCGTCCTTCCCGAGGGTGCGATGGCGGTCGCGCCGTGGCTCGGTGCGTTCGCCGTGGTGGGCATCATTTATGGCGCTCTGGCCTGTCTCGCCCAGCGCGACCTCAAACGCATGATCGCCTACTCGTCCGTCGGCCACATGGGCTTCGTCCTGCTGGGGTTCGCCACGCTGACCCCGGTCGGCATCAACGGCGCCCTCTTCGCGAACGTCGCCCACGGCCTCATCACCGGCCTGCTGTTCTTCCTGGCCGGGGCGATCAAGGACCGCTACCACACCGCAGACATGCCTTCGCTGGGCGGCGGCATGCTGGCGACGCTGCCGCGGCTGGGCTCGTTGCTCACCTTCGCGTCGATCGCCTCACTGGGGCTGCCGGGACTGGCCGGGTTCTGGGGGGAGATGCTGGCGCTGTTCGGGGCCTTCCAGCCGGCGCACGGGCTGCCCCGAGCGCTGTTCCTGACGTACATGGCGATCGGGGGTCTGGGGGCGGTCCTGACGGCCGCGTACTTCCTGGTCATGTTGTCCCGCGTGACCCACGGGCGCCCCCGCTTGGACGAGCGGGAAGGCGTCACACCGGACGAGCGTCCCGTCGTACCTCTCGGCTCGACGGCAAGACGCTCGGCGACCGCCACCCTGCAGCCACCCCCGAGACCGGAGCCCTACAGCGGCCAGAACAAGCCCCCAAACCCCACCGAACCCGGCACCCCTCCGGACCACGCCGCATCGTCCGGTGACGACGCGTACCTGGAAGACTCCGGGCCCTTGAGCGGCGGCGCCCTCCTGGGCGCTGCCGAATCTCCCGGCGGCCCTCAGCGGACTACCGGCGCACCAGGGCAGCAGGTGGCAGACGACCTCAGGAGTTACGAACTGCTGGCATGGACGCCGCTGATGGTCCTGATCCTGCTCTTCGGGCTCTGGCCCGGCCTCCTCCTGTCGCTCACCACACCGGCCGTGCAGACCCTGCTGGGAGCCGTCTCATGA
- a CDS encoding NADH-quinone oxidoreductase subunit N: MIQQIDYFVIAPPLALALVAGLVLMLDAFLPARPRTKPVLGLVTLAGVLVALAFVVAQAIRGGPPQSTFCVPADLAGPARLCSFVADGFTLVFAGVVLVAAVVVVLMSMTELAAGGIPVGEWYFLLLCTLVGAVTLPASRDLIMLVVALELVSLPVFALTAMKRYDGRASEAAVKLFVVSVVSTAVMLFGVSLLYGVAGTVYLSRLAAVFSGQTPAPGLAESTTLPAAQSLPAVVSVGVVLVVAGFAFKIAAVPFHSWAADVYQGAPVPVAALLSVISKAAGFAGLILVLVAGLSGQAATWAPIVGIIAALTMTAGNLLAMRQRSAVRLLAWSSVAQSGYILAPLAVAAQGITPRLAGRTAAFPAGTAAFPAGTAAFPAGTGAFPAGSGAFPAGVGPGVVGTSTAYLVIYAAMNLGAFAVVLLVSRTATRNELDDYRGLVFRRPAAGLALAFCLVCLAGLPPGLAGLFAKVFVFREIVEGGSGWLALIMAVNTVIGLYYYAVWTARLFTPPTAPVLARHRPMPTTWLAIGLAVAVAVLFSIAPQLVLDMTSLSAFG, encoded by the coding sequence ATGATCCAGCAGATCGACTACTTCGTGATCGCGCCCCCACTGGCGCTGGCCCTGGTGGCCGGTCTGGTGCTGATGCTGGACGCCTTCCTCCCGGCCCGCCCTCGTACGAAGCCCGTGCTGGGACTTGTCACCCTGGCAGGCGTCCTGGTCGCGCTGGCCTTCGTCGTCGCCCAGGCGATCAGGGGAGGTCCGCCGCAATCGACCTTCTGTGTCCCGGCCGACCTCGCCGGACCCGCCAGGCTGTGCTCATTCGTGGCGGACGGGTTCACGCTGGTGTTCGCGGGCGTGGTGCTGGTCGCGGCCGTGGTGGTCGTGCTGATGTCGATGACCGAGCTAGCGGCCGGCGGCATCCCAGTGGGTGAGTGGTACTTCCTCCTCCTTTGCACTCTTGTCGGCGCGGTGACCCTGCCCGCCTCCCGAGACCTGATCATGCTCGTGGTGGCGCTCGAGCTGGTCTCGCTTCCGGTCTTCGCCCTCACCGCCATGAAGCGCTACGACGGCCGGGCCTCCGAGGCCGCCGTGAAGCTCTTCGTGGTGTCGGTGGTGTCGACGGCCGTCATGTTGTTCGGCGTCTCGCTTCTGTACGGCGTCGCGGGCACGGTCTACCTGTCCCGCCTGGCGGCTGTGTTCAGCGGTCAGACCCCGGCGCCGGGGTTGGCGGAGAGCACGACTTTGCCGGCGGCCCAGAGTCTGCCCGCCGTCGTCTCGGTCGGAGTCGTGCTCGTGGTGGCGGGGTTCGCCTTCAAGATCGCCGCGGTGCCGTTCCACTCCTGGGCGGCCGACGTCTACCAGGGCGCCCCGGTCCCTGTGGCCGCGCTGCTCTCGGTGATCTCCAAGGCGGCCGGGTTCGCCGGATTGATCCTCGTCCTGGTCGCCGGGCTGTCCGGGCAGGCCGCCACGTGGGCGCCCATCGTCGGGATCATCGCCGCGCTGACCATGACCGCGGGCAACCTGCTCGCCATGCGTCAACGCTCCGCCGTACGCCTGCTGGCCTGGTCCTCCGTCGCGCAGTCCGGCTACATCCTGGCGCCGCTGGCGGTGGCGGCCCAGGGCATCACGCCCCGGCTCGCCGGGCGAACCGCTGCATTCCCAGCCGGAACCGCTGCATTCCCAGCCGGAACCGCCGCATTCCCAGCCGGGACCGGCGCTTTTCCGGCCGGTTCCGGCGCGTTCCCGGCCGGAGTCGGGCCCGGCGTGGTCGGCACCTCCACCGCGTACCTGGTCATCTACGCCGCCATGAACCTCGGCGCGTTCGCGGTGGTCCTGCTCGTCTCCAGGACCGCCACCCGCAACGAGCTCGACGACTACCGGGGACTGGTGTTCCGGCGCCCCGCCGCGGGGCTCGCGCTGGCGTTCTGCCTGGTCTGCCTGGCCGGCCTGCCACCAGGCCTGGCCGGGCTCTTCGCCAAGGTGTTCGTCTTCCGCGAGATCGTGGAGGGCGGCTCGGGCTGGCTGGCCCTGATCATGGCCGTCAACACCGTGATCGGCCTCTACTACTACGCCGTCTGGACCGCGCGGCTCTTCACCCCTCCCACGGCACCGGTGCTCGCCCGGCACCGCCCGATGCCCACGACGTGGCTGGCCATCGGCCTCGCGGTGGCAGTCGCCGTGCTGTTCTCGATCGCCCCCCAACTGGTCCTGGACATGACTTCACTGTCCGCCTTCGGTTGA
- the htpX gene encoding zinc metalloprotease HtpX has protein sequence MHHNGLRTAILLGGLSALIVAVGAWLGGGAGVQIALVLALASNGVAYFFSDRIALSAMRARPVSEVEQPTLYRIVRELSTEARQPMPRLYISPTVQPNAFATGRSPRQAAVCVTYGLTKLLDEAELRGVIGHELSHVYNRDILISSVAGALATMITWISYVAVFFGGSDDDEGPGFVGALLMMVLGPVAAGMVQMAISRTREFQADESGARLTGDPLALASALRKIEMGARRLPLPENSRLTSASHMMIANPFSGSGFGRLFSTHPPTSERVARLERMAGYRR, from the coding sequence TTGCACCACAACGGTCTGCGCACGGCCATCCTGCTGGGCGGCCTGTCGGCGCTGATTGTCGCGGTGGGCGCGTGGTTGGGCGGCGGCGCCGGTGTGCAGATCGCGCTCGTGCTCGCCCTGGCGAGCAACGGAGTCGCCTACTTCTTCTCCGACCGCATCGCCCTGTCGGCCATGCGTGCCAGGCCGGTCAGCGAGGTGGAGCAGCCCACGCTCTACCGGATCGTACGAGAGCTCTCCACCGAGGCTCGCCAGCCGATGCCGCGCCTGTACATCTCGCCGACGGTGCAACCGAACGCGTTCGCGACCGGCAGAAGCCCTCGCCAGGCCGCGGTGTGCGTGACGTACGGCCTGACCAAGCTGCTCGACGAGGCCGAGCTGCGCGGAGTGATCGGGCACGAGCTGTCACACGTGTACAACCGGGACATCCTCATCTCCTCCGTCGCCGGCGCGCTGGCCACGATGATCACCTGGATCAGTTATGTGGCCGTGTTCTTCGGTGGCTCGGACGATGACGAGGGGCCGGGCTTCGTGGGCGCGCTGCTGATGATGGTGCTCGGACCGGTGGCGGCCGGGATGGTGCAGATGGCGATATCCCGGACCAGAGAGTTCCAGGCCGACGAATCGGGCGCCAGGTTGACGGGTGACCCGCTCGCCCTGGCCTCGGCGCTCCGCAAGATCGAGATGGGCGCCCGCAGGCTTCCGCTCCCCGAGAACAGTCGCCTCACGTCGGCCTCCCACATGATGATCGCGAACCCGTTCAGCGGCTCGGGCTTCGGCCGCCTGTTCTCCACGCATCCGCCCACGTCCGAGCGGGTCGCCCGCCTCGAGCGGATGGCCGGCTACCGCCGCTGA
- a CDS encoding NUDIX hydrolase has protein sequence MTKIPLRRITARALPIDDQDRVLLLHGFDPARPDEPFWYTIGGAAEDGETLPEAAVRELFEEVGIRANADELSGPYGNSVIEFNWSEYAITQDQTFFAIWVGADAVVSFDHMEQVEKDTTMAYRWWSAEELESTEEDFFPTDLASILREITGGGGSA, from the coding sequence GTGACGAAGATCCCCCTGCGCCGCATTACGGCGCGCGCCCTGCCCATTGATGATCAAGATCGGGTCCTCCTGCTCCATGGTTTTGACCCGGCCAGGCCCGATGAGCCGTTCTGGTACACGATCGGCGGGGCGGCGGAGGATGGCGAGACGTTGCCGGAGGCGGCGGTGCGGGAGTTGTTCGAAGAGGTCGGGATCCGGGCGAACGCGGACGAGCTCAGCGGGCCGTACGGGAACAGCGTGATCGAGTTCAACTGGTCCGAGTACGCCATCACGCAGGATCAGACGTTCTTCGCGATCTGGGTGGGGGCCGATGCGGTCGTGTCGTTCGATCACATGGAGCAGGTCGAGAAGGACACGACGATGGCTTATCGGTGGTGGAGCGCGGAGGAGCTCGAGAGCACGGAGGAGGACTTCTTCCCGACCGATCTCGCGTCCATCCTGCGCGAGATCACTGGGGGCGGAGGATCCGCGTAG
- a CDS encoding DUF899 family protein, producing MTSRLTEPSVSPLGDAAKPPVADRAAFQAELDRLRAREKAHTREGDAIAAVRRRLPMVKVDPQTPLIGADGPVPLIDLFAGRSQLIAYYHMWHSGRPAAEQCEGCTFSTSHVTELAYLHSRDVSYAVLAAGPYEEASRYRDFMGYPVPWYSVPQDSVDRLIAGRHFGILACYLRDGDQVFETYWTTGRGNEAMAPSYGLLDRTVYGRQEDWEDSPEGWPQRWGSKGGQFQLDGRPTAQWPRLQAGRDDDLGPLPGV from the coding sequence ATGACCAGCCGGCTCACCGAACCTTCCGTTTCGCCGCTCGGCGACGCGGCCAAGCCCCCGGTCGCCGACCGGGCCGCGTTCCAGGCCGAACTCGACCGGCTTCGGGCCCGGGAAAAGGCCCACACCCGCGAGGGCGACGCGATCGCCGCCGTCCGCCGCCGCCTGCCGATGGTCAAGGTCGATCCACAGACCCCGCTGATCGGGGCGGACGGGCCAGTGCCGCTGATCGACCTGTTCGCCGGCCGGTCCCAGCTGATCGCCTACTACCACATGTGGCACTCCGGCCGGCCCGCCGCCGAGCAGTGCGAAGGCTGCACCTTCAGCACCTCGCACGTCACCGAGCTGGCCTACCTGCACTCCCGCGACGTCAGCTACGCGGTCTTGGCCGCGGGGCCCTACGAGGAGGCCTCGCGCTACCGCGACTTCATGGGCTACCCCGTTCCCTGGTACTCGGTGCCGCAGGACTCCGTGGACCGGCTGATCGCCGGTCGGCACTTCGGCATCCTGGCCTGCTACCTGCGCGACGGTGACCAGGTGTTTGAGACCTACTGGACCACCGGCCGCGGCAACGAAGCGATGGCACCGTCGTACGGACTGCTGGATCGCACCGTCTACGGCCGGCAAGAAGACTGGGAGGACTCTCCGGAAGGCTGGCCGCAGCGCTGGGGCTCCAAGGGCGGCCAGTTCCAGCTCGACGGCCGCCCGACCGCCCAGTGGCCGCGCCTGCAGGCCGGACGCGACGACGACCTCGGCCCCCTTCCGGGCGTCTGA
- a CDS encoding YajQ family cyclic di-GMP-binding protein yields MADSSFDIVSKIDRQEVDNALNQTVKEIGHRFDFKGTGAAISWSGQNDIEIKANSEERANAALDVFKEKVVKRGLSLKILDAGEPKLSGKEYRMLVSLKEGIDQENAKKLSKLIRDEGPKGVKAQIQGEELRVSSKKKDDLQDVISLLKGKDLDIALQFVNYR; encoded by the coding sequence TTGGCCGATTCGTCTTTCGACATCGTGAGCAAGATCGACCGGCAGGAGGTCGACAACGCTCTGAACCAGACGGTCAAGGAGATCGGGCACCGCTTCGACTTCAAGGGTACGGGGGCCGCGATCAGCTGGTCAGGGCAGAACGACATCGAGATCAAGGCGAACAGCGAGGAGCGGGCGAATGCCGCTCTCGACGTGTTCAAGGAGAAGGTGGTCAAGCGGGGCCTCTCGCTGAAGATCCTCGACGCGGGTGAGCCCAAGCTGTCGGGCAAGGAGTACCGGATGCTGGTCAGCCTGAAGGAAGGCATCGACCAGGAGAACGCGAAGAAGCTCTCCAAGCTGATTCGCGACGAGGGGCCGAAGGGGGTCAAGGCGCAGATTCAGGGCGAGGAGCTTCGGGTCAGCTCGAAGAAGAAGGACGACCTTCAGGACGTCATCTCCCTTCTGAAGGGCAAGGATCTGGACATCGCCCTCCAGTTCGTGAACTACCGCTAG
- a CDS encoding ABC transporter permease translates to MREALWAELLKVRRSRLPWITALAFTLAAMVCGMFMFILADPARARALGLLGDKAQLSGASADWPGYLALLAQAGAVGGGGVYGLIAIWLFGREFSDHTATDLLALPTSRTAIVTAKFAVAAVWALLLAILLAGLGLLIGALLGLPAWSAPIAVAGVGRILAATALAALTTTPLALTASMGRGYLAAVGALFGLMFCAQVIAALGYGAYFPWSVPGLYAGIAGENQDPPGLIGLLLVAATGSAGGITTAFWWNRADHTR, encoded by the coding sequence ATGCGTGAGGCACTGTGGGCCGAACTGCTCAAGGTGCGGCGCAGCCGCCTGCCCTGGATCACCGCGCTGGCCTTCACCCTCGCCGCGATGGTGTGCGGCATGTTCATGTTCATCCTGGCCGACCCCGCCCGTGCCCGAGCGCTGGGGCTACTTGGCGACAAAGCTCAACTGTCGGGCGCCAGCGCCGACTGGCCCGGCTACCTCGCCCTGCTCGCCCAAGCCGGCGCGGTGGGCGGCGGCGGCGTCTACGGGCTCATCGCCATCTGGCTGTTCGGCCGCGAATTCAGCGACCACACCGCCACCGACCTGCTCGCCCTGCCCACCTCCCGCACCGCCATCGTGACCGCCAAGTTCGCCGTCGCCGCCGTCTGGGCGCTGCTGCTGGCCATCCTGCTGGCCGGTCTCGGCCTGCTCATCGGCGCCCTTCTCGGCCTGCCCGCCTGGTCCGCCCCCATCGCCGTTGCAGGTGTCGGGCGCATCCTGGCCGCTACCGCGCTGGCCGCCCTGACCACCACGCCCCTGGCCCTGACCGCCAGCATGGGCCGCGGCTACCTGGCCGCCGTCGGCGCCCTGTTCGGCCTCATGTTCTGCGCCCAGGTGATCGCCGCGCTCGGCTACGGAGCCTACTTCCCGTGGTCAGTGCCCGGCCTGTACGCCGGCATCGCCGGCGAGAACCAGGACCCGCCGGGCCTTATCGGTCTCCTGCTGGTTGCAGCCACCGGCTCGGCCGGAGGCATCACGACCGCCTTCTGGTGGAACCGCGCCGACCACACCCGATAA
- a CDS encoding ABC transporter ATP-binding protein — translation MRPRIPPSDGARSEPASPPPTRATAPVIDIAHLSKRYRDVTAVDDVTLHVRAGQIYALLGLNGAGKTTLIRMLLGMIAPTAGTVHVLGAGLSAGDRTAWARVGYLVEAATAYPELTVRENLEVVRRLRRLPGAADDIIERLALAPYAERRARTLSLGNLQRLALARALLHAPDLLILDEPVNGLDPAGVAEIRALLADLAQQHGTTVFLSSHLLAEVARLATRIGILHHGRLIGEHDADQLDRHRRRHLRLTTRDDDAARTVLHAHGYHPAPAAPGGLLLTDERALARPDQVATVLVHGGVPPTELHLEEEDLETYFLRTIRQTAPAEQPGQIAEEGTRDA, via the coding sequence GTGCGCCCCCGAATCCCGCCATCTGATGGCGCCAGATCTGAACCTGCGTCCCCACCCCCGACCCGCGCGACCGCGCCGGTCATCGACATCGCCCACCTGAGCAAGCGCTATCGCGACGTGACGGCCGTCGACGACGTCACCCTGCACGTGCGGGCGGGACAGATCTACGCCCTGCTCGGCCTCAACGGCGCCGGCAAGACGACCCTCATCCGCATGCTGCTCGGCATGATCGCCCCCACCGCCGGGACGGTGCACGTCCTGGGCGCCGGCCTCTCGGCGGGCGACCGCACCGCCTGGGCGAGGGTGGGCTACCTGGTGGAGGCAGCCACCGCCTACCCGGAGCTGACCGTACGGGAGAACCTGGAGGTGGTCCGCCGGCTGCGCCGCCTGCCCGGCGCCGCCGACGACATCATCGAACGCCTGGCGCTGGCCCCCTACGCCGAGCGCCGCGCCCGTACCCTGTCGCTCGGCAACCTGCAACGCCTGGCCCTGGCCAGGGCCCTTCTCCATGCCCCCGACCTGCTCATCCTCGACGAACCCGTCAACGGCCTTGACCCCGCCGGCGTCGCCGAGATCCGCGCCCTGCTCGCCGACCTCGCCCAACAGCACGGCACCACCGTGTTCCTGTCCAGTCACCTGCTGGCCGAGGTCGCCCGCCTGGCCACCCGCATCGGGATTCTTCACCACGGCCGCCTCATCGGCGAACACGACGCCGACCAACTGGACCGCCACCGCCGCCGCCACCTGCGCCTGACCACCCGCGACGACGACGCCGCCCGCACGGTGCTGCACGCGCACGGCTACCACCCCGCACCCGCCGCACCGGGCGGGCTCCTGCTCACCGACGAGCGCGCCCTCGCCCGGCCCGACCAGGTCGCCACCGTGCTGGTGCACGGCGGAGTGCCGCCCACCGAGCTTCACCTGGAGGAAGAAGACCTGGAGACCTACTTCCTGCGCACGATCCGACAGACAGCGCCCGCCGAACAGCCCGGCCAGATCGCCGAGGAGGGGACCCGGGATGCGTGA
- a CDS encoding GbsR/MarR family transcriptional regulator, producing MSDQERWQAAERLALVLTEGGLQRMSARALAVFLFTDAETATMGDIADRLGVSAGSVSGAVKALLSVGLIERLPAPGSRREHYRLRDDAWATLFSTQNTVVNVMLQAAETGIAATASGDLAHARLTRMRDFYEFLLGELPGLLRRWEEKHAPR from the coding sequence GTGAGCGATCAGGAACGGTGGCAGGCCGCCGAACGGCTGGCACTGGTGCTGACCGAGGGCGGCCTGCAACGCATGTCGGCGCGGGCCCTGGCGGTCTTCCTGTTCACCGACGCCGAGACCGCCACCATGGGCGATATCGCCGACCGGCTCGGCGTCAGCGCGGGATCGGTGTCCGGCGCGGTCAAGGCCCTGCTGTCGGTCGGTCTCATCGAACGCCTGCCCGCGCCCGGCAGCCGCCGCGAGCACTACCGGCTACGCGACGACGCCTGGGCCACCCTGTTCTCCACCCAGAACACCGTCGTCAACGTCATGCTGCAGGCCGCCGAGACCGGCATCGCCGCCACCGCCTCCGGCGACCTGGCCCACGCACGGCTGACGCGGATGCGCGACTTCTACGAATTCCTGCTGGGTGAACTGCCCGGCCTGCTGCGCCGCTGGGAAGAGAAACACGCACCGCGCTGA
- a CDS encoding CocE/NonD family hydrolase, giving the protein MTLLSRLFDVRPEHRHRVRVQRDLEIPAADGVRLLADRHFPADVERPPLVLLRSPYGRGNALDRMPALLAERGYQVLYQSLRGTAGSAGRFDGFTIDPADADGTLTWLRAQPWFGDRLATWGASYLGYTQWELAARDIPEWKIALIQDAPAEFAHRFMYPGGAFALGNALGWVQIVDRMFTGDYSTIRQLPAMATAARKLMRATLTLPLNEADLALTGHRVPWFHEWIEHGPDDPYWSRMDHRANVARMPPTAHLQGGWDDFFLPGMLADYAALRATGRQVRLLIGPWGHGRGLYTRHGMRDALAALDAALLGRQPPSGVRLYMTGAGRWEDLPEWPPPHEPTPWHLHPGGRLGNEAATDGMPPSRYRYDPGDPTPTIGGTAVGLSAGRNDNRRIEVRADVLTFTSDPLPHDIDVIGPVRARLHARSSIPHADYFTRLCDVSPRGRSTNLCDGIVRLSEPGDVRVADIELWPLAHRFARGHRIRLQVAGGAHPRFGRSTGTGDPLATARDLRPSSHEIFHDPDHPSAIWLPVLSGMS; this is encoded by the coding sequence ATGACTCTTCTCAGCCGCTTGTTCGACGTCCGTCCCGAGCACCGGCATCGGGTACGCGTACAGCGCGACCTGGAGATCCCCGCAGCCGACGGTGTGCGCCTGCTGGCCGACCGCCACTTCCCCGCCGACGTCGAGCGGCCGCCGCTGGTCCTGCTGCGCAGCCCGTACGGCCGAGGCAACGCCCTGGACCGCATGCCGGCACTGCTGGCCGAACGCGGCTACCAGGTGCTCTATCAGAGCCTGCGCGGAACGGCCGGATCAGCCGGACGCTTCGACGGCTTCACCATCGACCCCGCCGACGCCGACGGAACGCTCACCTGGCTGCGCGCCCAGCCCTGGTTCGGCGACCGGCTGGCCACGTGGGGAGCCAGCTACCTCGGCTACACCCAGTGGGAGCTGGCCGCCCGCGACATCCCCGAATGGAAGATCGCCCTCATCCAGGACGCCCCAGCGGAGTTCGCACACCGCTTCATGTACCCGGGCGGCGCCTTCGCGCTGGGCAACGCCCTGGGCTGGGTCCAGATCGTGGACCGGATGTTCACCGGCGACTACTCCACCATCCGCCAACTGCCGGCCATGGCCACCGCAGCCCGCAAACTGATGCGGGCCACCCTGACGCTCCCCCTGAATGAGGCCGACCTCGCGCTGACCGGACACCGCGTCCCCTGGTTCCACGAATGGATCGAACACGGCCCGGACGACCCCTATTGGTCCCGCATGGACCACCGCGCGAACGTCGCCCGCATGCCGCCCACCGCGCACCTGCAAGGCGGCTGGGACGACTTCTTCCTGCCCGGCATGCTCGCCGACTACGCCGCGCTGCGAGCCACGGGACGCCAGGTCCGGCTGCTGATCGGACCATGGGGACACGGCAGGGGCCTCTACACCCGCCACGGCATGCGCGACGCGCTGGCCGCATTGGACGCGGCTCTGCTCGGCAGACAGCCACCATCAGGGGTGCGGTTGTACATGACGGGTGCGGGCCGCTGGGAGGACCTGCCCGAATGGCCGCCCCCGCATGAGCCGACCCCCTGGCACCTGCACCCCGGCGGACGACTCGGCAACGAAGCCGCCACGGACGGCATGCCGCCCAGCCGCTACCGCTACGACCCCGGCGACCCCACCCCCACGATCGGCGGCACCGCGGTCGGCCTGTCCGCCGGCCGCAACGACAACCGCCGCATCGAGGTCAGAGCGGACGTTCTCACCTTCACCTCCGACCCGCTGCCACATGACATCGACGTCATCGGCCCGGTGAGAGCACGCTTGCACGCCCGCTCGTCCATCCCGCACGCCGACTACTTCACCCGCTTGTGCGATGTGTCACCCCGTGGCCGTTCGACCAACCTGTGCGACGGCATCGTCCGCCTCAGCGAGCCGGGCGACGTCCGGGTCGCCGACATCGAACTGTGGCCGCTGGCTCACCGCTTCGCGCGTGGCCACCGGATCCGGTTGCAGGTCGCCGGCGGCGCCCATCCCCGCTTCGGCCGCAGCACCGGCACCGGCGACCCCCTCGCCACGGCACGCGATCTGCGCCCGTCCAGCCACGAGATCTTCCACGACCCGGACCACCCCTCGGCCATCTGGCTTCCCGTCCTGTCAGGGATGTCATGA